In Mixophyes fleayi isolate aMixFle1 chromosome 11, aMixFle1.hap1, whole genome shotgun sequence, one DNA window encodes the following:
- the LOC142107873 gene encoding alpha-tectorin-like — protein MITWNCLTVLLLALPSALSYAYTHPGSLLYPYGPAYNDLTTEIEDDGGTDSIALSHSFTFFGETHRFCFVNNNGAISFKEPMTAYTPDAFPIADACMICPYWGDVDNECGGEIYYRQTTDKELLGTISDDVNKLYENLFYDASWAFIVTWHEVAYHGTESNKTNTFQCVLLSDKDHRSIVIFNYYDIKWTTGTASGGDPNTGLGGTPAQAGFNTGTDYFNMPMSRTEQIVNIKSSTNVGLPGRWVFRADEFQVPGGCIYKDSFLQHGQTIWNDDTCGQKCVCRFEGKVHCEDKPCDEGLVCLPAGRHFLCQINEEDC, from the exons GTTCTCTCCTCTATCCTTATGGGCCAGCTTATAACGACTTAACAACTGAAATTGAGGATGACGGTGGAACAGACAGCATTGCTCTGTCACATTCATTCACATTCTTTGGTGAAACTCACAGATTCTGTTTT GTAAACAACAATGGTGCCATCTCATTTAAAGAACCAATGACAGCGTACACCCCTGATGCCTTCCCCATTGCAGATGCCTGTATGATCTGCCCCTATTGGGGAGATGTGGATAACGAATGTGGTGGAGAAATATATTACAGGCAGACTACAGACAAAGAGCTTCTGGGCACCATATCCGATGACGTAAACAAATTGTACGAAAATTTATTTTACGATGCTTCCTGGGCTTTTATTGTAACGTGGCATGAAGTGGCCTATCATGGAACTGAGTCAAACAAG ACAAACACCTTCCAATGTGTCCTTTTGTCTGACAAGGACCACAGGTCTATAGTTATCTTTAACTATTATGATATTAAGTGGACAACTGGCACGGCTAGTGGTGGAGACCCTAACACAGGTCTTGGAGGAACCCCTGCACAG GCCGGATTTAATACAGGCACAGATTACTTCAATATGCCAATGTCCAGAACAGAGCAGATCGTAAACATTAAGTCTTCCACCAATGTCGGTCTTCCCGGGCGTTGGGTCTTCAGAGCCGATGAATTCCAGGTCCCAGGTGGCTGCATATATAAAG ACAGTTTCTTGCAGCACGGACAAACCATTTGGAACGACGATACATGCGGCCAAAAATGTGTCTGTAGGTTTGAAGGGAAAGTACACTGCGAAGACAAGCCCTGCGATGAAGGCCTCGTTTGTCTGCCCGCGGGCCGCCACTTCTTGTGCCAGATCAACGAAGAAGACTGTTAG